Proteins found in one Pelobacter seleniigenes DSM 18267 genomic segment:
- a CDS encoding HAD family hydrolase produces the protein MERKTRTSIKMVITDLDGTLLNNDHLLTAINLKHLHYLQEQGVLIVAATGRSLFKVNAVIAEDVPLDYVIFSSGAGVYDWQSKRLLKWEEFEKGTAPVLCANLIELKQNFVVFKPIPNNNKFWFHQGAGLCSEFARYLERNIQDCQLLPLEALPEHAGQMMCIIENDVRLFASIQAALYKVRNDIKVIRATSPVNADYIWLEVFPETVSKGHAAKWLCHELGIAKTETMGIGNDYNDIDLLEFTGISYTVKNAPEELRNQYPAILFTNHEDGFSEIVGAFFKGR, from the coding sequence ATGGAAAGAAAAACCAGAACATCGATAAAAATGGTTATTACTGATCTCGATGGAACGTTGCTCAATAACGATCATCTGCTTACAGCCATAAATCTGAAACATTTGCACTATCTGCAGGAGCAGGGAGTATTAATTGTTGCTGCGACAGGACGCAGTTTATTTAAAGTGAATGCGGTCATTGCTGAGGACGTCCCCCTTGATTATGTGATTTTTTCATCGGGTGCCGGAGTTTATGATTGGCAAAGCAAACGACTTCTGAAATGGGAAGAGTTTGAAAAAGGAACGGCCCCGGTCCTGTGCGCAAATCTGATTGAGCTGAAGCAGAATTTTGTCGTGTTTAAACCCATCCCAAACAACAATAAGTTCTGGTTTCATCAGGGGGCAGGGCTGTGCAGCGAATTTGCGCGATACCTTGAACGGAATATACAGGACTGCCAACTATTACCCCTTGAAGCACTGCCTGAACATGCCGGACAGATGATGTGCATTATTGAAAACGATGTGCGCCTGTTTGCATCCATTCAAGCCGCTTTGTACAAGGTCAGAAACGACATAAAGGTGATTCGGGCCACGTCGCCGGTGAATGCCGATTACATTTGGCTCGAAGTATTTCCAGAAACAGTTTCCAAGGGGCATGCCGCTAAATGGCTGTGCCATGAACTGGGTATTGCAAAAACGGAAACCATGGGCATTGGGAACGATTATAACGACATCGACTTACTCGAGTTTACCGGCATTTCCTATACCGTAAAAAATGCACCTGAGGAATTGAGAAATCAATATCCCGCCATACTATTTACCAATCATGAAGATGGTTTTTCGGAAATTGTTGGGGCGTTCTTTAAAGGTCGCTAA
- a CDS encoding DUF938 domain-containing protein: protein MSKDFASHCERNKQPILDQLKVYFASSRHVLEIGSGTGQHAVFFAEKLPHLVWHTSDRIENHASVKAWISESKLDNIVLPLEFTIGRDPWPAIQVDGVFTANTTHIMQPAEAKLMMELVAANLPRDGVFCQYGPMNMDGKYTSKSNQDFDQTLKNKGYGGIRSVEELVSWGQGLQLVEKIPMPTNNFLLVWKAF, encoded by the coding sequence ATGTCCAAAGATTTTGCTTCTCATTGTGAAAGAAATAAACAACCCATTCTGGATCAGCTGAAAGTCTATTTTGCATCCTCTCGACACGTGCTGGAGATTGGTTCCGGAACAGGGCAGCATGCGGTGTTTTTTGCTGAGAAGCTACCTCATCTCGTCTGGCATACCAGTGACAGGATTGAAAATCATGCCAGCGTGAAAGCCTGGATCAGCGAATCAAAATTGGATAATATTGTGCTTCCGCTTGAGTTTACCATCGGCCGTGATCCATGGCCCGCTATTCAGGTTGACGGCGTATTTACAGCCAACACAACTCACATTATGCAACCAGCGGAAGCAAAGCTGATGATGGAACTGGTGGCCGCCAATTTACCTCGGGACGGAGTCTTCTGCCAGTACGGGCCGATGAATATGGATGGAAAATATACCAGTAAAAGCAATCAGGATTTTGATCAAACCCTTAAAAATAAAGGTTATGGCGGAATCCGTTCAGTCGAAGAATTGGTCAGCTGGGGGCAAGGCCTGCAGCTGGTGGAAAAAATCCCCATGCCAACGAACAATTTTCTTCTGGTCTGGAAGGCTTTCTAA
- a CDS encoding TetR/AcrR family transcriptional regulator, whose product MKINPQKTKRRSTLKHRAILEAAATCIARHGYAATTIEAIAAEASVGKQTIYRWWSSKSALFVEVYTEIVSREALAISYTGRARNDLEAVLKALFTLYRQTCAGAILAGLIGDAVMDTAARTALAEGLVTGRADIVTDIIRSGIARGELSAVPEIVNEVVVAMVWKRLVINIESLNDDFAVNLATLAISAGKTGVQL is encoded by the coding sequence ATGAAAATCAATCCACAAAAAACAAAACGCAGATCCACACTCAAGCACCGGGCGATTCTTGAGGCCGCTGCGACCTGTATTGCTCGCCACGGGTATGCCGCGACCACTATTGAGGCCATCGCCGCAGAAGCCAGTGTTGGAAAACAGACCATTTATCGCTGGTGGTCGTCCAAGTCGGCTTTGTTCGTCGAAGTCTATACGGAGATTGTCAGCCGCGAGGCTCTCGCCATATCGTACACCGGAAGGGCCAGGAACGATCTTGAGGCGGTTCTCAAAGCCTTGTTTACTCTCTACCGGCAGACTTGCGCCGGTGCAATTCTAGCCGGATTGATCGGCGATGCAGTTATGGATACAGCAGCGCGAACTGCGCTTGCAGAAGGCCTGGTAACAGGGCGCGCCGATATTGTGACCGATATCATCCGCAGCGGTATCGCTCGTGGAGAGCTTTCTGCTGTGCCAGAGATTGTCAACGAAGTGGTCGTTGCGATGGTCTGGAAACGGCTGGTGATAAATATTGAAAGCTTGAATGATGATTTTGCCGTCAACCTTGCCACGCTTGCCATTTCAGCTGGAAAAACAGGAGTTCAACTATGA
- a CDS encoding GNAT family N-acetyltransferase, which translates to MTTSLIFGNYRPGVIAANITLHMDYYAQLWGFGVRFEAKVAAEMGEFHARYDPQRDFFLAAYKADGSLLGTITIDGIAATEEGAHLRWFIVAPAAQGLGLGKELMQQADSFLRERNYRNTYLTTFSGLDAARSLYERYDFRLVSENARDPWSGMVGIQRFERRL; encoded by the coding sequence ATGACGACAAGCTTGATATTCGGCAATTACAGACCCGGTGTCATCGCCGCGAACATTACCCTGCATATGGACTATTATGCACAACTGTGGGGATTTGGGGTGCGATTCGAGGCCAAAGTCGCTGCAGAAATGGGTGAATTCCACGCACGCTATGACCCTCAACGCGATTTCTTTCTCGCCGCCTACAAAGCGGACGGATCGCTGCTTGGGACGATCACTATCGATGGGATTGCAGCCACGGAGGAAGGGGCTCATTTGCGTTGGTTTATCGTTGCTCCGGCAGCACAGGGTCTTGGCCTGGGCAAGGAGCTCATGCAACAGGCCGATTCTTTCCTACGTGAGCGTAATTACCGGAACACCTATCTGACGACATTTTCCGGCCTGGATGCCGCACGTTCTCTTTACGAACGGTACGACTTCAGACTGGTCTCCGAAAATGCAAGGGACCCCTGGTCGGGGATGGTCGGTATCCAGCGTTTTGAGCGCAGGCTCTAA
- a CDS encoding glycogen-binding domain-containing protein — protein sequence MTDKKTKAKENLSKPVEFTVYAPFASSVSLVGSFNQWDSTKHPMNKDIKGRWRIMVTLSQGTYEYRYIVDGDWENDTENPATIENEFGSYNNLKVVD from the coding sequence ATGACTGATAAAAAGACAAAAGCCAAAGAAAATCTGAGCAAACCTGTCGAATTCACTGTTTATGCCCCGTTTGCCAGTAGCGTGTCTCTTGTCGGTTCATTCAATCAGTGGGACAGTACAAAACACCCGATGAACAAAGATATCAAAGGAAGGTGGCGAATCATGGTCACGCTTTCTCAAGGAACCTATGAATATCGGTATATTGTCGATGGGGACTGGGAAAACGATACGGAAAACCCAGCGACGATTGAAAATGAGTTCGGAAGCTATAACAATCTCAAGGTTGTGGACTAA
- a CDS encoding rhodanese-like domain-containing protein, translating to MRKLVLLLLAILTSTFLITGCASTTVKEAAADKVTAPEQKNVPQDPKLRITTQEVMALFSKEFAGATLVAETLEQNKSFQLIDARPAVKFEEGHVPGAVNIPKPLLPQNLDKLAKDKMLIFYCGGLHCGLSPASAQIAMKAGYKNVKVWYEGMPGWIAAGNYAEIETPALEKLVTKPGKEPLLIIDARPGVKYQQAFIPSALSLPKAEFEAKKGLLPEDKNIPLVFYCGGYKCKLSHESATLALSMGYKNVSVYAAGEPAWKEAGLPLWGNEASGVKKKAVAKNALPEVITPEEFTKLLAAGKLTVVDVRSKEDFDAAHIPGAINIFDEDFYSKEQESIAKLPKEGRIALHCATGSRAGGAFYAILDTDYGNKSNLQYLDSTIIVNADGSYTFEKKH from the coding sequence ATGAGGAAACTGGTTCTACTGCTGTTAGCGATTTTGACATCAACCTTTTTGATTACAGGCTGTGCCTCAACAACCGTAAAGGAAGCAGCAGCTGACAAAGTGACAGCTCCTGAACAGAAAAATGTCCCACAGGATCCTAAGCTGAGAATAACCACTCAAGAAGTGATGGCGCTGTTCAGCAAAGAATTTGCCGGTGCGACACTGGTGGCAGAAACACTGGAGCAGAATAAGTCATTCCAGTTGATTGACGCGCGTCCTGCCGTTAAGTTTGAAGAAGGCCATGTGCCGGGTGCTGTCAATATTCCGAAACCTCTTCTGCCTCAAAACCTGGATAAACTGGCCAAAGATAAGATGTTGATTTTTTACTGTGGCGGGCTGCATTGCGGCTTGAGCCCGGCTTCTGCCCAGATTGCCATGAAAGCGGGCTATAAAAATGTCAAAGTCTGGTATGAAGGAATGCCTGGTTGGATTGCAGCAGGAAATTACGCAGAAATTGAGACTCCGGCGCTTGAAAAACTGGTCACTAAACCGGGCAAAGAGCCGTTACTGATCATTGATGCCCGCCCTGGCGTAAAATACCAGCAAGCCTTCATCCCTTCAGCTCTGTCGCTGCCTAAAGCAGAGTTTGAAGCCAAAAAGGGATTGCTCCCCGAAGACAAGAATATTCCGCTGGTCTTTTATTGCGGCGGCTACAAGTGCAAACTGAGTCATGAAAGCGCCACCCTGGCATTGTCCATGGGCTATAAAAACGTCTCGGTTTATGCCGCAGGCGAACCCGCCTGGAAGGAAGCCGGGTTACCTCTGTGGGGTAATGAAGCGAGTGGCGTAAAGAAAAAGGCAGTTGCTAAAAATGCCCTTCCGGAAGTCATTACCCCGGAAGAGTTCACCAAGCTTCTGGCTGCCGGAAAACTGACTGTCGTTGATGTCCGCTCTAAAGAAGACTTTGACGCAGCTCATATTCCCGGTGCTATAAACATCTTTGATGAAGACTTCTACTCCAAAGAACAGGAATCCATTGCCAAGCTGCCCAAAGAAGGCCGTATCGCCCTCCACTGTGCAACTGGCAGCCGTGCCGGTGGTGCTTTCTATGCGATTCTGGATACCGACTATGGCAACAAAAGCAATCTGCAGTATCTGGACTCAACCATCATCGTAAATGCTGATGGCAGCTATACTTTTGAGAAGAAGCACTAA
- a CDS encoding rhodanese-like domain-containing protein yields MVKVITLMGALVFAASVAVAAEPLLENYIRTYDYAARLEMKVSSQKLLDMLEDGKAVLVDIRFKEEQDAWGPSFALKIPLNELPERLGELPADKIIVTACPHKDRAIIAMTYLRSKGIAARYLTDGLLGLLANLRGDDAKYFLEMYKQNK; encoded by the coding sequence ATGGTTAAAGTCATCACCCTGATGGGGGCCCTTGTTTTTGCCGCTTCCGTAGCGGTTGCCGCTGAACCGTTACTGGAAAACTACATCAGGACCTATGATTACGCTGCCCGTCTGGAAATGAAAGTCAGTAGCCAAAAACTGCTGGATATGCTGGAAGATGGCAAGGCGGTATTGGTGGACATCCGCTTCAAAGAAGAACAGGACGCCTGGGGACCCAGTTTTGCGTTGAAGATTCCGTTGAATGAGCTTCCTGAGCGTCTCGGAGAACTTCCAGCGGACAAGATTATTGTCACCGCCTGCCCGCATAAGGATCGGGCAATTATAGCCATGACCTATCTGCGCTCCAAAGGGATTGCCGCGCGTTATTTAACCGACGGGCTGCTTGGGCTGCTGGCTAATCTGCGTGGCGATGATGCCAAGTATTTTCTGGAGATGTATAAGCAGAACAAATAG
- a CDS encoding sensor domain-containing diguanylate cyclase produces the protein MIKTINIVYNDYADLDAVKDQVNSYPPEQVLIQVFSGEQDQAVVLKLVSHITQCFPGVPLIGTSTAGEIIDARSLDGQILISILMFEHSCICSHLVTQNDDLPGAGQEIGDALCRPDTKALIVLGCGIKNKHTINGEPLLDAIHSRSGSAIIAGGQAGDNGKGAITFVFTQHGLTEHGIAAASLSGKALRADNAYNLSWVPIGKKLTITEAQGPVVYSIDDMSPYDIYAHYLGQEVADGLPLSAADFPLIIERDGIPMAIHATGVNEDGSFHYIHDFYPGEQLRFGFCHAGLLAIGSQLINEEVRAYNPQSIFIYSCVSRKWILGADITVELSSLEDLAPACGFFCYGEYFSHKSGKPYFFSQTMTVLSLSEGDPVAASDSEKYDPKLEESRQFRTMRVLHRLVDTSTREIETMNRELAKLASKDSLTGLVNRRLFDETFASEIKRQNRSEAPLSLFLVDIDYFKQFNDIYGHLHGDDCLRAVALVFAKTLKRPTDTVARYGGEEFVCILPATEHQDALALAEQVRCGIEALALPHKGSKVSDHVTVSIGVLTLTGAQEVLAEELLNACDALLYKAKNNGRNRIEGAVFHNNAKQE, from the coding sequence ATGATCAAAACTATCAATATCGTCTATAACGATTATGCCGATCTGGACGCAGTGAAGGATCAGGTGAACTCTTACCCCCCGGAACAGGTCCTGATTCAGGTCTTCAGTGGCGAACAGGATCAAGCTGTCGTTCTCAAGCTTGTCTCACACATCACCCAATGTTTTCCCGGCGTACCCCTGATCGGAACCAGCACCGCTGGTGAGATTATTGATGCCCGCTCTCTGGACGGACAGATTCTGATCAGTATTTTGATGTTTGAACACTCGTGCATCTGTTCCCACCTGGTCACCCAAAATGACGATCTGCCAGGTGCCGGTCAGGAAATAGGTGATGCGCTGTGCCGACCGGATACCAAGGCGCTCATCGTGCTCGGATGCGGGATCAAGAACAAGCACACAATCAATGGCGAACCACTGCTGGATGCCATCCATTCCCGCAGCGGTAGTGCCATCATTGCCGGCGGACAGGCTGGAGATAACGGTAAAGGCGCGATAACTTTTGTGTTCACTCAGCACGGACTGACCGAACACGGGATTGCCGCAGCGTCATTATCCGGCAAGGCGCTCAGGGCGGATAACGCCTACAACCTGAGCTGGGTTCCCATCGGCAAAAAACTGACCATCACCGAAGCCCAGGGACCGGTCGTCTATTCCATTGACGACATGTCGCCCTATGACATTTATGCCCACTATCTGGGGCAGGAAGTTGCTGACGGTTTGCCCTTGTCCGCTGCCGATTTCCCCCTGATTATCGAACGCGACGGTATTCCCATGGCGATTCATGCTACGGGCGTCAATGAAGATGGATCGTTTCATTATATCCACGACTTCTATCCAGGGGAACAGTTACGCTTCGGCTTCTGCCACGCCGGACTGCTGGCGATTGGCTCTCAGCTGATCAATGAAGAGGTGCGCGCCTACAATCCGCAATCGATTTTCATCTACTCCTGCGTCTCCCGGAAGTGGATCCTGGGCGCAGATATTACGGTGGAGCTGTCATCGCTGGAAGATCTTGCACCGGCCTGCGGGTTCTTCTGCTACGGCGAATATTTCAGTCATAAATCCGGGAAGCCGTATTTCTTCAGCCAGACGATGACCGTTTTATCCCTATCCGAAGGAGATCCCGTAGCGGCATCAGACTCAGAAAAATACGATCCCAAATTGGAAGAGTCACGGCAATTCCGCACCATGCGCGTCCTGCACCGTCTGGTTGACACATCAACCCGCGAAATTGAAACCATGAACCGGGAACTCGCCAAACTGGCCAGCAAAGATTCGCTGACCGGCCTGGTGAACCGGCGCCTTTTTGATGAAACCTTCGCCAGTGAAATTAAACGTCAAAACCGGTCTGAAGCACCGCTCTCTCTGTTTTTGGTGGACATTGACTACTTTAAACAATTCAATGACATTTATGGCCATTTACACGGAGATGACTGTCTTCGGGCCGTAGCGCTGGTCTTTGCAAAAACGCTTAAACGTCCGACGGACACTGTAGCCCGATACGGTGGTGAAGAATTTGTCTGTATCTTGCCGGCAACCGAGCACCAAGATGCCCTGGCACTGGCAGAACAGGTTCGTTGCGGGATTGAAGCCCTGGCCCTTCCACATAAAGGTTCGAAAGTCTCAGATCATGTGACTGTGAGTATCGGCGTATTGACCCTGACCGGTGCACAGGAAGTTCTAGCCGAAGAGCTGCTCAATGCGTGTGATGCGTTGCTTTACAAGGCCAAAAACAATGGCAGAAACCGCATTGAAGGTGCGGTATTTCATAACAATGCAAAGCAGGAATGA